TGCAGGGAATCCAACTTGATCTTATATCCGAAGCCAGGATTTCTCAGATGGCTTCTATGGAAAAAGTCCGGTACATAATCGATGAGGTGCGGAAAGGTAAAATCCTTGTGCTTGAAAAGGGTCTCAACCCTATGGAGGAAGCAAAACTCATTGAGATGACAATGTCAGCAATTCAGCCGGATGTGTTTTCTGGAATAGAGATGCAAAGCTACCCTGCAAATACGGACGGTTCCTTGCTGGGAAAGTTATTCAAAAAACAGAGCAGCAAGAGACTTACGGTAATAGGGCCCGCAAACCAGCTCAAAACCCTTAAAAAGGACAGGAATCTGAT
The Methanosarcina sp. WWM596 DNA segment above includes these coding regions:
- a CDS encoding DUF2073 domain-containing protein; its protein translation is MQGIQLDLISEARISQMASMEKVRYIIDEVRKGKILVLEKGLNPMEEAKLIEMTMSAIQPDVFSGIEMQSYPANTDGSLLGKLFKKQSSKRLTVIGPANQLKTLKKDRNLISALVSASK